The Virgibacillus dokdonensis genome includes a window with the following:
- a CDS encoding DNA-binding protein: MIGMLTTTILSFILYALIAIFFIVQNKKYRMTTLKAVGLVFATLFILSVIIIYIVMPPITIPNMTIANLIVGTVGMVSLYALTKSKPFTKSTKHFDAITGALILLAIITIPGFIILGIFTLDDAHQSITKEEIDEAKPLDQDATPIVVSPEFARNKVQKAMSVVPNTQFYDLGKLQVQKIGDEIVFVAPVEFTGFWKYFRGKETEGYFTISATDVNAQPKFVKSKMKYTNSSYFNHQISRTIYNAHPDYIQSGEAQIEVDEEGKPWYVQTLYKPIGLTNKPNLQKLHVAVVDPVSSDVKLYKSEEAPSFIEGPISSEMASEENEYFGKYVHGWLNSIFGKKDVKIPNESGTEASVTPIFDENGEMHYFTDMSSPKENIDSALGYTLINARTGELTYFNGEKNNGIMDSKGAKEIVNKEFPEKKWTGSMPVLYNIDGNPTWVVNVLDPNGLFKHYAYIKAADSDFVVFGDTARGTLESYRLALAQDPSNVESTGDANLEKRDGEVERVLVTTQDKKQVVQFLLQDDPIIYTVNSGKAPRAIFLQQGDKVELEANIRDNQTAIVETIAIEGLANTKQ; the protein is encoded by the coding sequence ATGATAGGAATGCTAACAACAACGATACTTTCATTTATTTTGTATGCTCTTATCGCTATATTTTTTATTGTACAAAATAAAAAATACCGCATGACAACACTAAAAGCAGTTGGTCTTGTTTTTGCGACCTTATTCATACTCAGTGTGATTATCATATACATAGTCATGCCACCAATTACGATACCGAACATGACGATAGCAAATTTAATTGTCGGGACTGTAGGAATGGTTAGCTTATATGCACTAACAAAAAGTAAACCATTCACGAAATCAACCAAGCATTTTGATGCTATTACAGGGGCACTTATTCTGCTTGCCATTATTACTATTCCCGGTTTCATCATTTTAGGAATCTTTACGTTAGATGATGCACATCAGTCCATAACCAAAGAAGAAATAGACGAAGCAAAACCATTAGATCAAGATGCAACACCAATTGTTGTATCACCAGAATTCGCAAGAAATAAAGTACAAAAGGCAATGAGCGTAGTACCAAATACACAGTTTTATGATCTAGGTAAATTACAAGTACAAAAGATCGGTGACGAGATTGTTTTTGTAGCCCCTGTAGAGTTTACTGGGTTTTGGAAATACTTTCGCGGTAAAGAAACAGAAGGATATTTCACCATCTCAGCTACAGATGTAAACGCGCAGCCAAAATTTGTTAAGAGCAAGATGAAATATACCAATTCAAGTTACTTTAACCATCAAATATCACGAACCATTTACAATGCGCATCCTGATTATATCCAAAGCGGAGAGGCGCAAATTGAAGTCGATGAAGAAGGAAAACCTTGGTATGTACAGACACTGTATAAACCGATTGGATTAACGAATAAACCTAATTTGCAAAAATTACATGTAGCTGTTGTTGATCCAGTATCCAGTGATGTAAAGCTGTATAAATCAGAAGAAGCACCTTCATTTATTGAAGGCCCTATTAGCTCTGAGATGGCTTCGGAGGAAAATGAATACTTCGGAAAATATGTACATGGATGGCTCAATTCTATCTTTGGCAAAAAAGATGTTAAAATACCGAACGAATCTGGGACTGAAGCAAGTGTTACACCAATCTTTGACGAGAATGGGGAAATGCATTACTTTACTGATATGTCCTCTCCAAAGGAAAACATTGACTCTGCTCTAGGTTATACACTAATAAACGCTAGAACAGGTGAATTAACATATTTTAACGGAGAAAAAAATAACGGCATTATGGATAGTAAAGGTGCAAAAGAGATTGTCAACAAAGAATTTCCAGAGAAAAAATGGACTGGATCCATGCCAGTTCTTTATAATATCGATGGAAACCCTACATGGGTCGTGAATGTTCTCGATCCAAATGGACTCTTTAAACATTATGCTTATATTAAAGCAGCCGATTCCGATTTCGTCGTCTTTGGAGATACTGCTAGAGGCACACTAGAATCTTATCGCCTTGCTTTGGCACAAGATCCAAGTAATGTGGAATCAACGGGAGATGCAAACTTAGAAAAGCGTGACGGCGAAGTAGAACGTGTACTAGTTACAACACAAGATAAAAAGCAAGTTGTACAATTTCTACTTCAAGATGACCCTATTATCTACACGGTGAACTCCGGAAAAGCTCCAAGAGCCATATTCTTGCAGCAAGGAGACAAAGTAGAATTAGAAGCTAATATTAGAGACAACCAAACAGCTATTGTAGAAACGATCGCAATTGAAGGGTTGGCCAACACTAAACAGTAA
- a CDS encoding ABC-F family ATP-binding cassette domain-containing protein, translated as MLSIENASKSYGDKTLFHAVTCHITSGERIGLIGVNGTGKSTFLKVIARIEPADQGEIHHANDYRIQYLSQDPSLDPNLTVMEQIYYGDAAIMKVMRNYEEALLQLQQKPESEKVQNNLLAAQQEMDRLGAWEANTTAKTILTKLGITDFDKLTATLSGGQKKRVALANALIQPADLLILDEPTNHLDHAAIEWLEKYLQTYPGSLLLVTHDRYFLNRVTNRIFELDRGNLYTYEGNYELFLEKKAEREEQEKSEEIKHQNTLRRELAWLRSGVKARSTKQKARIDRVQAMKGKTFNTKQEKLEVPVGSSRLGKKVIELKQVHKSFGNKEMLSNVKELLIPGDRVGIVGPNGSGKTTFLHIMAQRLIPDAGEVIVGDTVKIGYYTQGEEELDGEQRIIDYIKEIADVIYTKDGSVITAEQMLEHFLFSRKQQWTYIRKLSGGEKRRLYLLKVLMQEPNVLFLDEPTNDLDTQTLSVLEEYLDRFPGVVVTVSHDRYFLDRVVDRLIIFDGKGNITSYHSNYSDFLAQQEKAEIATKAEKKTKIVKQSPSLQKKKLSYMDKKEWDEIEDVIASLEEKLETIKNDIVEAGSDSEKVQKLYEEQMSVEQALNKKMDRWEELSLLIEE; from the coding sequence ATGCTATCAATAGAAAATGCTTCCAAATCGTATGGCGATAAAACACTGTTTCATGCAGTTACCTGTCATATTACTAGTGGTGAGCGAATTGGGTTAATTGGCGTCAACGGTACAGGAAAGTCTACCTTTTTAAAAGTTATTGCTCGCATCGAACCAGCCGATCAAGGAGAAATTCATCATGCAAATGATTATCGTATTCAATATTTATCTCAAGACCCGTCATTAGATCCAAACTTAACTGTAATGGAACAAATCTATTATGGGGACGCGGCTATCATGAAGGTGATGCGTAATTACGAGGAAGCGCTGCTTCAGTTACAGCAAAAACCTGAAAGTGAAAAGGTGCAAAACAATTTACTAGCTGCACAGCAAGAAATGGATCGCTTGGGAGCTTGGGAAGCTAATACGACAGCGAAGACCATTTTAACAAAGTTGGGAATTACAGATTTCGATAAGCTAACAGCGACACTATCAGGAGGGCAAAAAAAGCGAGTAGCTCTTGCAAATGCATTAATTCAGCCCGCTGATCTACTTATTTTAGATGAGCCGACGAATCATTTGGATCATGCGGCTATTGAATGGTTGGAGAAATATTTACAGACGTATCCCGGATCGCTGTTGCTAGTAACCCACGATCGTTACTTTTTAAATCGAGTTACCAACCGAATTTTTGAATTGGATCGTGGTAATTTATACACATATGAAGGGAATTATGAACTGTTCTTAGAAAAGAAAGCAGAACGCGAGGAACAGGAAAAAAGTGAAGAAATAAAACATCAAAATACGCTGCGACGGGAATTAGCTTGGTTGAGAAGCGGTGTAAAGGCACGTTCTACAAAACAAAAAGCAAGAATTGATCGTGTGCAAGCTATGAAGGGAAAGACGTTTAATACGAAACAGGAAAAACTTGAAGTTCCTGTTGGTTCGTCAAGGCTCGGAAAAAAAGTTATCGAATTAAAACAAGTGCATAAATCATTTGGGAATAAGGAAATGCTATCTAATGTAAAAGAACTGTTAATACCTGGTGACCGTGTAGGTATTGTAGGACCTAATGGATCTGGAAAGACTACTTTTCTTCATATTATGGCACAACGGCTAATACCTGATGCTGGTGAAGTGATCGTTGGAGATACAGTAAAAATTGGTTACTATACGCAAGGGGAAGAAGAGTTAGACGGGGAACAGCGTATTATTGATTATATTAAAGAGATAGCGGACGTCATTTACACAAAAGATGGTTCTGTGATTACAGCTGAGCAAATGCTGGAACATTTTTTATTCTCGCGGAAACAGCAATGGACGTATATTCGAAAATTATCGGGCGGAGAAAAGCGCAGGCTATATTTACTGAAAGTGTTAATGCAAGAGCCTAATGTGTTGTTTCTGGATGAACCAACAAATGACCTAGATACGCAAACGTTAAGCGTGCTAGAAGAGTACTTGGATCGTTTCCCAGGAGTTGTCGTCACTGTTTCTCATGATCGTTATTTCTTAGATCGAGTTGTCGACAGGTTAATTATTTTTGATGGCAAAGGGAATATTACTTCTTATCATAGTAATTATAGTGATTTTTTAGCGCAACAAGAGAAAGCCGAAATAGCAACGAAAGCGGAAAAGAAGACCAAGATCGTAAAGCAATCACCAAGCCTACAAAAGAAAAAGCTGTCCTATATGGATAAGAAAGAATGGGACGAAATCGAGGATGTTATAGCTTCGTTGGAAGAAAAGCTAGAAACGATTAAAAATGATATTGTGGAGGCGGGAAGCGATTCAGAAAAAGTGCAGAAACTATACGAAGAGCAGATGAGCGTAGAACAAGCTCTAAATAAAAAAATGGACAGATGGGAAGAACTATCTTTGCTTATAGAAGAATAG
- a CDS encoding C45 family autoproteolytic acyltransferase/hydolase, with translation MQTIYSDVKQFRGSHYDYGYQQGLNLKQTYILQNRKKQWNIRQPRFEIHEAEVKQIIQPIAPGIWDELCGLMDALQWQMVDILKEFGGYRLEYKKSGCSIFTSSEYMIRNYDYHPKTYEGRYTVFQPSDQGYATIAPSQRITGRMDGMNEHGLAIGYNFIHRRRPQDGFICNMIARIVIENCKNAQEAIALLQEIPHRHSFSYVLLDKNGESYVVEASPRSVNIRTDQVCTNHFENLVEENRHHLKDSKRRQQIIKEQTNDTTNAYEAFKLMNDSKRGVFSTKYKQWAGTIHTSGYFPKQLKAWFALGGDRDPVIFDFKKWLSGKNFTIKQVIGKVDTSLPFIHMERI, from the coding sequence ATGCAAACCATCTATAGTGATGTTAAACAATTTCGGGGCAGTCATTATGATTATGGCTATCAACAAGGATTAAATCTAAAGCAGACATATATATTGCAAAATAGGAAAAAACAATGGAATATCCGGCAACCACGATTTGAAATTCATGAAGCTGAAGTAAAGCAAATAATCCAACCAATTGCACCTGGCATTTGGGATGAATTATGTGGGTTAATGGATGCACTTCAATGGCAGATGGTCGATATACTAAAAGAATTTGGTGGTTACCGATTGGAATATAAAAAAAGCGGCTGTTCCATTTTTACTAGTTCTGAATACATGATCCGCAACTACGATTATCATCCAAAGACATATGAAGGTCGCTATACGGTTTTTCAGCCTAGCGATCAAGGTTATGCAACGATTGCTCCATCTCAACGCATCACTGGTAGGATGGATGGAATGAATGAACACGGATTAGCAATTGGCTATAATTTTATTCATCGACGTCGTCCCCAAGATGGATTTATTTGTAATATGATTGCAAGAATCGTCATAGAGAATTGTAAAAATGCACAAGAAGCAATAGCTTTATTACAGGAAATTCCCCATCGACATTCGTTTAGTTATGTTTTATTGGATAAAAATGGGGAAAGCTATGTTGTAGAAGCGTCACCACGGTCTGTAAATATTCGTACAGATCAAGTTTGTACCAATCACTTTGAGAATCTGGTTGAAGAGAATCGTCATCATTTAAAAGACTCAAAACGAAGGCAACAAATCATTAAGGAGCAAACGAACGATACAACCAATGCTTATGAAGCTTTTAAACTGATGAATGATTCTAAACGTGGGGTTTTTTCGACGAAATATAAGCAATGGGCTGGAACGATTCATACATCAGGTTATTTTCCTAAGCAGTTAAAAGCATGGTTCGCCTTGGGAGGCGATAGAGACCCGGTTATTTTTGATTTCAAAAAGTGGTTAAGTGGAAAAAACTTTACTATTAAACAGGTGATTGGTAAAGTAGATACTTCATTACCGTTTATTCATATGGAAAGAATATGA
- a CDS encoding glycerol dehydrogenase, whose amino-acid sequence MSEIIFISPSKYIQGKDALKSLGKHVKPIGKKPLILSDDVVWEITKETIEASMKEENVAYHYVPFNGEASIAEIDRVVKKGKEASVDTVIGVGGGKTLDTAKAIADGLEVSVIIVPTTASTDAPTSALSVIYSDEGVFESYKFYDKNPDLVLVDTAVVAKAPARLFASGIADAMATWVEVRATLKSNGEAMAGGKPSIAAKAIAKECEHTLFAYGEAAFHAVKKGIVTKHVEAVVEANTLLSGLGFESGGLAGAHAIHNGFTVLEGDIHHLTHGEKVAYGTLVQLVLELHPKDELQKYIDFYKKLSLPTTLKEMHLDNTSYEDLLRVGKAATQEGETMSNLSNEVTADDVANAILAVDQLSNA is encoded by the coding sequence ATGTCAGAAATTATTTTTATTTCACCAAGCAAGTATATTCAAGGAAAAGATGCTTTAAAGAGTCTAGGGAAACATGTCAAGCCAATTGGTAAAAAGCCATTAATTTTGTCTGATGATGTGGTATGGGAGATTACAAAAGAAACCATTGAAGCAAGTATGAAAGAAGAAAATGTAGCTTATCATTATGTACCATTTAATGGTGAGGCTTCCATAGCTGAAATTGATAGAGTTGTAAAGAAAGGTAAAGAAGCAAGTGTTGATACGGTAATAGGTGTAGGCGGAGGAAAGACGCTCGATACCGCAAAAGCAATTGCTGACGGATTGGAAGTAAGCGTTATTATCGTTCCAACAACTGCGTCCACTGATGCGCCTACAAGTGCGTTATCTGTTATTTATAGCGATGAAGGTGTTTTTGAGTCGTATAAATTTTATGATAAAAACCCAGATCTTGTGTTAGTTGATACAGCTGTTGTCGCTAAAGCGCCTGCAAGGCTCTTTGCTTCAGGAATTGCTGACGCAATGGCGACATGGGTTGAGGTAAGAGCTACATTGAAGAGTAATGGAGAAGCTATGGCAGGTGGAAAACCAAGTATTGCTGCCAAAGCGATTGCGAAAGAATGTGAACATACACTATTTGCATATGGCGAAGCTGCATTTCATGCAGTGAAGAAAGGTATTGTAACCAAACATGTAGAAGCTGTAGTTGAAGCAAATACATTGTTATCTGGTCTAGGGTTTGAAAGTGGTGGTCTAGCAGGTGCGCACGCTATCCATAATGGTTTTACAGTTCTAGAGGGAGATATTCATCATTTAACACATGGTGAAAAGGTCGCTTACGGTACATTAGTACAGCTTGTTTTAGAATTGCATCCAAAAGATGAGTTACAAAAATACATCGACTTTTATAAGAAATTAAGCTTGCCAACGACTTTAAAAGAGATGCATTTGGATAATACTTCTTATGAAGATTTACTCCGAGTTGGTAAGGCTGCTACACAGGAAGGCGAAACGATGAGCAATTTATCCAATGAAGTTACTGCAGATGATGTGGCCAATGCCATTCTTGCGGTAGACCAATTAAGCAATGCGTAA